The following coding sequences lie in one Nycticebus coucang isolate mNycCou1 chromosome 18, mNycCou1.pri, whole genome shotgun sequence genomic window:
- the ADAM11 gene encoding disintegrin and metalloproteinase domain-containing protein 11 isoform X3 has translation MQGTRLPLHCPCPVCSSKPAKAEKEKVRRGHPTVHSETKYVELIVINDHQLFEQMRQSVVLTSNFAKSVVNLADVMYKEQLNTRIVLVAMETWADGDKIQVQDDLLETLARLMVYRREGLPEPSDATHLFSGRTFQSTSSGAAYVGGICSLSRGGGVNEYGNMGAMAVTLAQTLGQNLGMMWNKHRSSAGDCKCPDIWLGCIMEDTGFYLPRKFSRCSIDEYNQFLQEGGGSCLFNKPLKLLDPPECGNGFVEAGEECDCGSVQECSRAGGNCCKKCTLTHDAMCSDGLCCRRCKYEPRGVSCREAVNECDIAETCTGDSSQCPPNLHKLDGYYCDHEQGRCYGGRCKTRDRQCQALWGHQAADRFCYEKLNVEGTERGNCGRKGSGWVQCNKQDVLCGFLLCVNISGAPRLGDLGGDISSVTFYHQGKELDCRGGHVQLADGSDLSYVEDGTACGPNMLCLDHRCLPASAFNFSTCPGSGEHRICSYHGVCSNEGKCICQPDWTGKDCSIHNPLPTSPPTGETERYKGPSGTNIIIGSIAGAVLVAAIVLGGTGWGFKNIRRGRYDPTQQGAV, from the exons ATGCAGGGAACCAG gCTGCCTCTTCACTGCCCCTGCCCAGTCTGCTCCTCCAAACCGGCCAAAGCTGAGAAGGAAAAG gTCCGCAGGGGCCACCCTACGGTGCACAGTGAGACCAAGTATGTGGAGCTGATCGTGATCAATGACCACCAGCTG TTTGAGCAGATGCGACAGTCAGTGGTCCTCACCAGCAACTTTGCCAAGTCTGTAGTGAACCTGGCAGATGTG ATGTACAAGGAGCAGCTCAACACCCGCATTGTGCTGGTTGCCATGGAAACATGGGCAGACGGGGACAAGATCCAGGTGCAGGATGACCTCCTGGAGACCCTGGCCCGGCTCATGGTCTACCGGCGGGAGGGTCTGCCTGAGCCCAGTGATGCCACCCACCTCTTCTC GGGCAGGACTTTCCAGAGCACCAGCAGTGGAGCAGCCTATGTGGGGGGCATCTGCTCACTCTCTCGGGGTGGTGGTGTGAATGAG TATGGCAATATGGGGGCCATGGCAGTGACCCTGGCCCAGACGCTGGGGCAGAACCTGGGCATGATGTGGAACAAACATCGGAGTTCGGCAG GGGACTGCAAGTGTCCGGACATTTGGCTGGGTTGCATCATGGAGGACACTGG GTTCTACCTTCCCCGCAAGTTTTCGCGCTGCAGCATCGACGAGTACAACCAGTTTCTGCAGGAGGGCGGCGGGAGCTGCCTCTTCAACAAACCCCTCAAG CTCCTGGATCCCCCTGAGTGCGGGAATGGCTTCGTGGAGGCGGGAGAGGAGTGCGACTGCGGCTCAGTGCAG GAGTGCAGCCGCGCGGGTGGCAACTGCTGCAAGAAATGCACCCTGACACACGACGCCATGTGCAGCGATGGGCTCTGTTGTCGCCGCTGCAAG TATGAGCCACGGGGTGTGTCCTGCCGAGAGGCCGTGAACGAGTGCGACATCGCAGAGACCTGCACTGGGGACTCGAGCCAG tgTCCTCCTAATCTGCACAAGCTGGACGGTTACTACTGTGATCACGAACAG GGCCGTTGCTATGGAGGCCGCTGTAAAACCAGGGACCGGCAGTGCCAGGCCCTTTGGGGCCACC AGGCTGCTGATCGCTTTTGCTATGAGAAGCTCAATGTGGAAGGGACAGAGCGTGGAAACTGTGGGCGCAAAGGATCAGGCTGGGTCCAGTGCAATAAGCA GGACGTGCTCTGTGGCTTTCTTCTCTGTGTCAACATCTCTGGAGCTCCTCGGCTGGGCGACCTAGGGGGAGACATCAGCAGTGTCACCTTCTACCACCAGGGCAAAGAGCTGGACTGCAG GGGAGGCCATGTGCAACTGGCCGACGGCTCTGACCTGAGCTATGTGGAGGATGGCACAGCCTGTGGGCCCAACATGCTGTGCCTGGACCACCGCTGCCTGCCAGCCTCTGCCTTCAACTTCAGCACCTGCCCTGGCAGCGGGGAGCACCGGATATGTTCCTACCACGGG GTCTGCAGCAATGAAGGGAAGTGCATCTGCCAACCAGACTGGACAGGCAAAGATTGCAGCATCCACAACCCCCTGCCCACGTCCCCGCCCACAGGGGAGACGGAGAGATATAAGG gtcCCAGTGGCACCAACATCATCATTGGCTCCATCGCTGGGGCTGTcctggttgcagccatcgtcCTGGGAGGCACGGGCTGGGGATTTAa AAACATCCGCCGAGGAAGGTACGATCCGACCCAGCAGGGGGCAGTGTGA